The following are from one region of the Coffea eugenioides isolate CCC68of chromosome 2, Ceug_1.0, whole genome shotgun sequence genome:
- the LOC113759729 gene encoding uncharacterized protein LOC113759729, with protein sequence MRHPADSPAWQTFDHLHPEFAKDCRNVRLGLASDGFNPFNNMSSTHSTWPVVLIPYNLPSWMCMKQPYFMLSLLIPGPFSPGNNIDVYLQPLVKELTEFWDFGIQTYDASQKENFQLHAALLWTISDFPGYAMLSRWSTKGEYACPVCHKFTHARRLTHSFKHCYMGHRRFLDSKHKFRKQAQLFDGTEEYGKRPPLQTGDMINVCENIWGTLLDIEDKAKDHYNSRRDLREMGIRKELHPIETEPRKVYLPPSSFAMDKKQKTMFCNVLKKVKVPDGYAANVSRCVRVKPPRISGLKSHDNHILMQQLMPIALRKTLPKSVRYPLIRLSRYFRQLCSKVICPQDVVRLESEIAVILCDLEKCFPPTFFDVMVHLTIHLATEVKLGGPVYYRWMYPIERNEEVHKEIEEGLDIFSKSGHPLGRGKATVFDAHILSKAHQYILFNCDAVTPYIEQHRRLIEEWHPQVPQHLKERLHIENFACWFAEHLELPQNVSVLRDLRFLAKGPDVVGIQHDKYVVNGFRFHTNEVEKKRKTQNSGVTVNATTSSFAGIRDQNPVLSELVYFGVLKNVVELIYGGRRVVLFECDWISNGSRMKQDADGFTVVNFANVRPHVEPFILASQASQVFYVEDPTDKDWQVVISTTARGGYNMGTTMDVETYLQSDVGNPVVENENEEISWVREDGLGIEVDLSQYNLI encoded by the exons ATGAGACATCCAGCTGATTCTCCAGCTTGGCAAACTTTTGACCATCTACATCCAGAATTTGCTAAGGATTGTCGAAATGTTAGATTGGGGTTGGCATCTGATGGGTTTAATCCATTCAACAACATGAGTTCTACACACAGTACTTGGCCTGTGGTTTTAATACCATATAACTTACCTTCGTGGATGTGTATGAAGCAACCGTACTTCATGTTGTCCTTGTTAATACCCGGACCATTCTCTCCTGGGAATAATATTGATGTTTATCTACAGCCTCTAGTTAAAGaattgaccgaattttgggATTTTGGCATTCAAACTTATGATGcatcccaaaaagaaaattttcaattgcatgCAGCTCTGTTGTGGACCATTAGTGATTTTCCTGGATATGCAATGTTATCTAGGTGGAGCACTAAAGGTGAATATGCTTGTCCTGTTTGTCACAAGTTCACTCATGCTCGACGGTTGACTCATAGTTTCAAGCATTGCTATATGGGTCATCGTAGATTCTTAGATAGTAAGCATAAATTTAGAAAGCAAGCCCAATTGTTTGATGGCACCGAAGAATATGGAAAGCGACCACCTTTACAAACTGGGGATATGATT AATGTTTGTGAAAATATTTGGGGGACATTGCTGGATATTGAGGATAAAGCAAAGGACCATTATAATTCCCGCCGTGATTTGAGAGAAATGGGAATAAGAAAAGAGCTGCATCCCATTGAGACAGAACCTAGAAAGGTTTACTTACCTCCATCTTCCTTTGCAATGgataaaaaacagaaaactatGTTTTGCAATGTGCTAAAAAAAGTGAAAGTTCCAGATGGTTATGCAGCTAACGTCTCAAGATGCGTTCGAGTAAAGCCACCAAGAATTTCGGGGCTTAAAAGTCATGATAATCATATTCTAATGCAGCAATTGATGCCTATAGCTTTGAGAAAGACTTTGCCAAAATCAGTGCGCTATCCTTTGATTCGATTGAGTAGATACTTCAGGCAGCtttgttctaaagttatttGTCCTCAAGATGTGGTTCGTTTGGAAAGTGAAATTGCCGTTATACTCTGCGATCTTGAGAAATGCTTTCCACCAACATTCTTCGATGTCATGGTGCATTTAACTATTCATTTGGCAACTGAAGTGAAATTAGGTGGCCCGGTGTATTATCGTTGGATGTATCCTATAGAGAG aaatgaagaagtgcATAAGGAAATTGAAGAGGGTTTAGATATATTCTCTAAATCAGGACATCCTTTGGGGAGGGGCAAGGCAACAGTTTTTGATGCTCATATCTTGAGTAAAGCACATCAGTATATTTTATTTAACTGTGATGCTGTCACACCTTACATAGA GCAGCATCGTAGATTGATAGAAGAATGGCATCCTCAAGTTCCACAGCATCTAAAAGAGCGCTTGCACATCGAAAATTTTGCTTGTTGGTTTGCTGAACAT TTAGAACTTCCTCAAAATGTTTCGGTGTTGAGAGACTTGAGGTTCCTTGCTAAAGGTCCAGATGTTGTTGGAATCCAACATGACAAGTATGTTGTTAATGGATTTCGGTTTCACACCAACGaagttgagaagaaaagaaaaacgcagAATAGTGGTGTTACAGTCAATGCAACAACATCCAGTTTTGCAGGTATAAGggatcaaaatccagttttgagtgaactaGTCTACTTCGGCGTCTTGAAAAATGTTGTTGAATTAATTTATGGAGGTCGTCGGGTGGTGTTATTCGAATGTGATTGGATATCAAATGGTTCGAGAATGAAACAAGATGCTGATGGGTTTACTGTAGTCAATTTTGCAAATGTGAGGCCTCATGTTGAGCCATTTATACTCGCTTCACAAGCATCACAGGTTTTTTATGTGGAAGATCCAACTGATAAGGATTGGCAAGTTGTTATCTCTACCACTGCAAGAGGTGGATATAACATGGGCACAACCATGGATGTTGAGACATATTTGCAAAGTGATGTTGGCAATCCTGTTGTTGAGAATGAAAATGAGGAAATTAGTTGGGTTCGTGAGGATGGACTTGGGATTGAAGTTGATTTGTCCCAATATAATCTGATTTAG
- the LOC113759730 gene encoding uncharacterized protein LOC113759730, whose amino-acid sequence MARGGRKCKRTANGLRDEPIEQPPSCHETRQQPPLGTSHENVIEQVQGEAARAPQSPIQNSTLGIMHESGDQVTQQADGGKETTNDSSEVHQKTRGPTFMKEIWGRPKDFPRIEIKLDDNGIPISEKTSFSEFLGSLARNGMYCPIDVESWLKMPRKLKMDMLEVIKERFALPMGLEAWTLRSIGKKWRSWKADLKATYFDPAVPNAEARFQKDIRVREEQWIKLWVYWKSEEAKVKQLGRPPTRVEMFNKFYTHADGTPSSIIVAENLKKMNELKNQLPSESQDPVGRNDIFAQVVGQDKHGHVRLFSDGVNPTDLWEDIPSHNTCYRISVQQQSTLVRLEERLQRQDDEIASLKKMVLVQHGRGSPIDSPRHPSSSSNNVSSQTPSRATRPIRVGNMVSLKSLFDPTKIVAKGYLRSLNPLDEVGGQALGPNWCEIQIQVAMSPHEQLIRPYDLQQTIQDALGAPVAWPCHLVETAEE is encoded by the exons ATGGCCCGTGGAGGTCGAAAATGTAAGCGCACTGCCAATGGATTGAGAGATGAACCAATTGAGCAACCTCCCTCATGTCATGAAACAAGGCAGCAGCCTCCACTTggaacaagccatgaaaatgtAATTGAACAAGTTCAAGGAGAAGCTGCTCGGGCACCTCAATCTCCAATCCAGAATTCTACATTGGGAATAATGCATGAATCAGGTGACCAAGTTACTCAACAAGCTGATGGAG GAAAAGAAACTACAAATGATTCAAGTGAAGTACATCAGAAAACCCGAGGCCCTACATTTATGAAAGAAATTTGGGGTCGGCCTAAGGACTTTCCACGGATTGAGATTAAACTCGATGACAATGGGATCCCAATAAGTGAGAAAACCTCTTTTTCTGAATTCTTGGGCAGTTTGGCTAGGAATGGTATGTATTGTCCAATAGATGTTGAAAGTTGGCTTAAGATGCCAAGGAAACTTAAAATGGACATGTTAGAAGTGATAAAG GAAAGGTTTGCTTTGCCTATGGGACTAGAAGCTTGGACCTTAAGATCTATTGGCAAAAAATGGAGAAGCTGGAAGGCAGATTTAAAGGCTACATATTTTGATCCTGCCGTGCCAAATGCTGAAGCTCGGTTTCAAAAGGACATAAGGGTACGGGAAGAGCAATGGATCAAACTTTGGGTTTATTGGAAAAGTGAAGAAGCAAAG GTCAAACAGTTGGGAAGACCTCCTACTAGAGTAGAAATGTTCAATAAGTTTTATACCCATGCCGATGGAACTCCATCAAGTATCATAGTTGCTGAGAATTTG aaaaaaatgaatgagCTGAAAAATCAGCTTCCATCGGAGTCGCAAGATCCAGTTGGTCGCAATGATATATTTGCCCAGGTGGTTGGGCAAGACAAACATGGTCATGTTCGCTTGTTTAGTGACGGTGTGAATCCAACGGACTTATGGGAAGACATTCCTAGTCATAACACATGTTACCGTATAAGTGTTCAACAACAGTCAACATTGGTCCGTTTGGAGGAAAGGCTTCAGCGACAAGATGATGAAATAGCCAGCTTGAAGAAAATGGTTTTAGTTCAACATGGAAGGGGCTCTCCAATTGACAGCCCGAGAcatccttcatcatcatctAACAATGTGTCAAGCCAAACTCCATCGCGAGCCACGCGACCTATTCGA GTAGGGAATATGGTTTCACTAAAAAGTTTGTTTGACCCAACAAAAATCGTGGCAAAGGGATATTTACGGAGTCTGAATCCATTGGATGAGGTCGGGGGACAAGCTCTTGGGCCAAACTGGTGTGAAATACAGATACAAGTTGCAATGAGTCCACATGAGCAATTGATTAGACCGTATGATTTGCAGCAAACAATTCAAGATGCACTTGGTGCACCAGTTGCTTGGCCTTGTCATTTG GTGGAAACAGCTGAAGAATGA
- the LOC113763564 gene encoding uncharacterized protein LOC113763564: MVSVPQPPFFSPLKSISISASPAQKLQYKSIILALPSKNLKVSSSIGPSNAEPLSPNSSEKPLETDQSEGETDPVKLAFAKAKAYKKTKQSNPTPEIVQSPVQESAGRSEKSEELKLELPKLEALKPEDKGNGKEEVPLTLKLALEKAKEYRKNKSAVEESRVVKGSEQNSGIKIGNEGSLGGSVLRKDDDKKEELKISSIDFVGLDFSEKKSTRALPAGLVPAVDAFPEEDLPEVEILIGDASKFGAGAAAPQPIQEEDMDVYKPKVSTWGVFPRPSNISKTYGGGKNIRPGEVLETAADRATKEARTKQLLAAYESKIGLSIHPKLKSECEQALKEGDSLMDLGKLKEALPFYEQIMDKLAFQTELYGLAALQWSICQDSLDRSNEARGMYEKLQSHPNPQVSKKARQMNFGFQAMEMMKVTNSTLSPKNTGYQNYFDAFIRDKTNYPLEEAEVDEAVLSQALPYMILLLSPILIVVLIAAQKGLQS, translated from the exons ATGGTTTCTGTACCACAACCACCATTTTTTTCTCCACTCAAATCCATCAGTATTAGTGCCTCTCCTGCTCAAAAATTGCAATACAAAAGCATAATTTTAGCATTACCATCCAAGAACCTTAAAGTTTCATCCTCTATAGGTCCTTCCAATGCAGAACCATTGTCACCAAATTCATCAGAAAAGCCCTTAGAAACTGACCAGTCTGAGGGTGAGACTGACCCTGTGAAACTTGCATTTGCTAAGGCTAAGGCAtataagaaaacaaaacaatctAACCCTACTCCAGAAATTGTTCAGAGTCCTGTTCAAGAATCTGCTGGAAGAAGTGAAAAGAGTGAGGAATTGAAGCTCGAACTGCCAAAGTTGGAAGCTTTGAAGCCAGAAGATAAGGGCAATGGGAAGGAGGAGGTTCCATTGACTCTTAAATTGGCATTAGAGAAAGCAAAAGAGTATAGGAAGAATAAAAGTGCCGTGGAGGAAAGTCGAGTTGTGAAGGGGAGTGAGCAAAATTCAG GGATTAAGATAGGAAATGAGGGAAGTCTTGGTGGTTCAGTATTGAGAAAGGATGATGATAAGAAGGAAGAGTTGAAGATTTCGAGTATTGATTTTGTGGGGCTTGACTTCTCGGAGAAGAAGAGCACCAGGGCTTTGCCAGCTGGGCTGGTTCCAGCCGTGGACGCATTTCCTGAGGAGGACTTGCCTGAGGTGGAGATACTTATTGGAGATGCTAGCAAGTTTGGAGCTGGAGCAGCAGCACCACAGCCAATTCAGGAAGAGGATATGGATGTTTATAAACCCAAGGTATCCACTTGGGGAGTTTTTCCTAGACCGAGCAATATCTCAAAAACT TATGGTGGTGGAAAAAATATACGCCCTGGGGAAGTACTTGAAACAGCTGCTGATCGAGCTACTAAAGAAGCACGGACAAAACAGCTACTTGCTGCCTATGAGAGCAAAATTGGATTGAGCATTCATCCAAAGCTGAAATCTGAATGTGAACAG GCTCTGAAGGAAGGGGATTCATTGATGGATCTTGGGAAGCTCAAAGAAGCATTACCTTTTTATGAGCAGatcatggacaagttggctttCCAG ACTGAACTTTATGGATTAGCAGCTTTGCAGTGGTCTATTTGCCAAGATTCACTCGATAG GTCTAATGAAGCCAGAGGAATGTATGAAAAGCTGCAGTCTCACCCAAATCCACAAGTGAGCAAGAAAGCTAGGCAGATGAATTTTGGTTTTCAG GCCATGGAGATGATGAAGGTTACAAACTCTACACTTTCTCCTAAAAATACAGGTTATCAGAATTATTTTGATGCTTTTATCAGGGATAAAACTAATTATCCTCTCGAAGAGGCTGAAGTTGATGAAGCTGTATTGAGCCAAGCCCTACCATATATGATCCTTCTTCTTTCTCCTATTCTGATTGTGGTACTCATCGCTGCTCAAAAGGGCCTGCAAAGTTGA